A region of Streptomyces sp. TG1A-60 DNA encodes the following proteins:
- the ileS gene encoding isoleucine--tRNA ligase, with protein MTEPTYRQVPAQVDLPALEHAVLDLWREQKIFAKSLERSEGRPEWVFYEGPPTANGMPGAHHIEARVFKDVFPRFRTMRGYHVARKAGWDCHGLPVELAVEKELGFNGKKDIEAYGIAEFNARCRDSVLRHTDAFAELTTRMGYWVDLDEAYVTMEPEYIESVWWSLKEIFKKGLLVQDHRVAPWCPRCGTGLSDHELAQGYETVVDPSVYVRFPLASGPLAGEAALLVWTTTPWTLVSNTAVATHPEVTYVVATDGQEKVVVAEPLVAKALGEGWETTGQTFTGAEMERWSYQRPFELVEFPEAAHFVVNAEYVTTDDGTGLVHQSPAFGEDDLKVCRSYGLPVVNPVRPDGTFEEDVPLVGGVFFKKADEKLTEDLQQRGLLFKHTPYEHSYPHCWRCHTALLYYAQPSWYIRTTAVKDRLLQENENTNWFPDTVKHGRYGDWLNNNIDWALSRNRYWGTPLPIWRCEEGHLTCVGSRDELTQLSGADQSELDPHRPFIDAVTFVCPQEGCGSTATRVPEVIDAWYDSGSMPFAQWGYPYKNKELFESRYPAQFISEAIDQTRGWFYTLMAVGTLVFDKSSYENVVCLGHILAEDGRKMSKHLGNILQPIPLMDQHGADAVRWFMAAGGSPWAARRVGHGTIQEVVRKTLLTYWNTVAFQALYARTSNWAPSAADPAPADRPVLDRWLLSELHALVDQVTKALEAYDTQRAGKLLSAFVDDLSNWYVRRSRRRFWQGDKAALRTLHEVVETVTKLMAPLTPFITERVWQDLIVPVSPDAPESVHLASWPEADLTAIDPELSQQMVLVRRLVELGRATRAESGVKTRQPLSRALVAATGFESLYPELHTQITEELNVSSLASLSDVGGSLVDTTAKANFRALGKRFGKRVQDVAKAVANADAAALSLALREGTASVEVDGETITLAPDEVIITETPREGWSVASDSGATVALDLEITEELRQAGLARDAIRLIQEARKNSGLDVADRIALRWRATETEVAAALTEHAPLIADEVLAADFAEGEADDTYGAPFTDESLTLTFRLRKA; from the coding sequence ATGACAGAGCCGACATACCGCCAGGTGCCCGCCCAGGTCGACCTGCCCGCGCTGGAGCACGCCGTGCTCGACTTGTGGCGCGAGCAGAAGATCTTCGCCAAGAGCCTGGAGCGGTCCGAAGGCCGCCCCGAGTGGGTGTTCTACGAGGGCCCGCCCACCGCGAACGGCATGCCGGGCGCCCACCACATCGAGGCACGCGTCTTCAAGGACGTCTTCCCCCGCTTCCGCACCATGCGCGGCTACCACGTGGCCCGCAAGGCCGGCTGGGACTGCCACGGCCTCCCCGTGGAGCTGGCGGTCGAGAAGGAGCTGGGCTTCAACGGCAAGAAGGACATCGAGGCGTACGGCATCGCCGAGTTCAACGCCAGGTGCCGCGACTCCGTGCTCCGGCACACCGACGCCTTCGCTGAGCTGACGACCCGCATGGGCTACTGGGTCGACCTCGACGAGGCGTACGTGACCATGGAGCCGGAGTACATCGAGTCCGTCTGGTGGTCGCTGAAGGAGATCTTCAAGAAGGGGCTGCTGGTCCAGGACCACCGCGTGGCGCCCTGGTGCCCCCGCTGCGGCACCGGCCTGTCGGACCACGAACTGGCACAGGGCTACGAGACGGTCGTCGACCCGTCGGTGTACGTCCGTTTCCCGCTCGCCTCCGGTCCGCTCGCGGGTGAGGCCGCGCTCCTGGTGTGGACGACCACGCCGTGGACGCTGGTGTCCAACACCGCGGTCGCCACCCACCCCGAGGTCACCTACGTGGTCGCCACGGACGGCCAGGAGAAGGTCGTCGTCGCCGAGCCGCTCGTCGCCAAGGCGCTCGGTGAGGGCTGGGAGACCACAGGCCAGACCTTCACCGGCGCCGAGATGGAGCGCTGGTCCTATCAACGTCCGTTCGAGCTCGTGGAGTTCCCGGAGGCGGCCCATTTCGTCGTCAACGCGGAGTACGTCACGACCGACGACGGTACGGGTCTGGTCCACCAGTCCCCCGCGTTCGGTGAGGACGACCTCAAGGTCTGCCGCTCGTACGGCCTGCCCGTGGTCAACCCGGTGCGCCCCGACGGCACGTTCGAGGAGGACGTCCCGCTGGTGGGCGGCGTGTTCTTCAAGAAGGCGGACGAAAAGCTCACCGAGGACCTCCAGCAGCGTGGCCTCCTCTTCAAGCACACCCCGTACGAGCACAGCTACCCCCACTGCTGGCGCTGCCACACCGCGCTCCTCTACTACGCGCAGCCGTCCTGGTACATCCGCACCACGGCGGTCAAGGACCGCCTCCTCCAGGAGAACGAGAACACCAACTGGTTCCCGGACACGGTCAAACACGGCCGGTACGGCGACTGGCTGAACAACAACATCGACTGGGCGCTGTCCCGCAACCGCTACTGGGGCACCCCGCTGCCCATCTGGCGCTGCGAGGAGGGCCACCTCACCTGCGTGGGCTCCCGCGACGAGCTGACCCAGCTCTCCGGCGCCGACCAGTCGGAGCTCGACCCGCACCGCCCGTTCATCGACGCGGTCACCTTCGTCTGCCCCCAGGAGGGCTGCGGCAGCACCGCCACCCGCGTCCCGGAAGTCATCGACGCCTGGTACGACTCGGGTTCGATGCCGTTCGCGCAGTGGGGCTACCCGTACAAGAACAAGGAACTCTTCGAGTCCCGCTACCCGGCCCAGTTCATCAGCGAGGCCATCGACCAGACCCGCGGCTGGTTCTACACCTTGATGGCCGTCGGCACCCTGGTCTTCGACAAGTCCAGTTACGAGAACGTCGTGTGCCTCGGCCACATCCTCGCCGAGGACGGCCGCAAGATGTCCAAGCACCTGGGCAACATCCTGCAGCCGATCCCGCTGATGGACCAGCACGGCGCCGACGCCGTCCGCTGGTTCATGGCCGCCGGCGGCTCCCCCTGGGCGGCCCGCCGCGTCGGCCACGGCACGATCCAGGAAGTGGTGCGCAAGACCCTCCTCACATACTGGAACACGGTCGCTTTCCAGGCCCTGTACGCCCGTACGTCGAACTGGGCGCCCAGCGCGGCGGACCCGGCCCCGGCCGACCGCCCGGTGCTGGACCGCTGGCTGCTGAGTGAACTGCACGCGCTGGTCGACCAGGTGACCAAGGCCCTGGAGGCGTACGACACCCAGCGCGCCGGCAAGCTCCTGTCCGCGTTCGTCGACGACCTGTCCAACTGGTACGTACGCCGGTCGCGTCGCCGCTTCTGGCAGGGCGACAAGGCCGCGCTGCGCACGCTGCACGAGGTCGTGGAGACGGTCACGAAGCTGATGGCCCCGCTGACCCCGTTCATCACCGAGCGGGTCTGGCAGGACCTGATCGTGCCGGTCTCCCCGGACGCCCCCGAGTCCGTGCACCTGGCCTCCTGGCCCGAGGCGGACCTGACGGCCATCGACCCGGAACTGTCCCAGCAGATGGTCCTGGTGCGCCGGCTCGTGGAGCTGGGCCGCGCCACGCGCGCGGAGTCGGGCGTCAAGACCCGCCAGCCCCTCTCACGCGCCCTGGTCGCGGCGACGGGCTTCGAGTCCCTTTACCCCGAACTGCACACCCAGATCACGGAAGAGCTGAACGTCAGCTCGCTGGCCTCGCTCTCCGACGTCGGCGGCTCCCTGGTGGACACGACCGCCAAAGCCAACTTCCGCGCCCTGGGCAAGCGGTTCGGCAAGCGCGTCCAGGACGTGGCCAAGGCCGTCGCGAACGCCGACGCGGCTGCCCTGTCCCTCGCCCTCCGCGAGGGCACGGCCTCGGTCGAGGTCGACGGCGAGACCATCACCCTCGCCCCTGACGAGGTCATCATCACGGAGACCCCGCGCGAGGGCTGGTCGGTGGCGTCCGACTCGGGCGCGACGGTGGCGCTCGACCTGGAGATCACGGAGGAGCTGCGCCAGGCGGGCCTGGCGCGTGACGCGATCCGCCTGATCCAGGAGGCCCGCAAGAACAGCGGCCTCGACGTCGCCGACCGCATCGCGCTCCGCTGGAGGGCGACGGAGACGGAGGTCGCCGCGGCGCTGACCGAGCACGCACCTCTGATCGCGGACGAGGTATTGGCCGCGGACTTCGCCGAGGGGGAGGCTGACGACACATACGGCGCCCCGTTCACGGACGAGTCCCTGACGCTGACGTTCCGCCTCCGTAAGGCATAG
- a CDS encoding TraR/DksA C4-type zinc finger protein, which yields MVAKKTAVQQSASGRSTVASGGETGGKGAAVKAASRKSVARTMATEKAATEKAATEKAATEKAATEKAAVREVAAKKGAATNPVAGRAGVKKTAVRKAVVGKTAAEKAVAKKAARKSASAKGAAGKGAVKKNATKSTSAKKSTVKKAGAAEAAETTGATTVVAKNTPPGTATAAKKPTAVPKARPAAVEPGELAVRPGEDPWSPAEVDAARTELESEAMRLRAELEASERSLTGLMRDSGDGAGDDQADTGAKNITREHEMALANNAREMLDQTERALDRLASGTYGLCENCGNPIGKARMQAFPRATLCVECKQKQERR from the coding sequence ATGGTGGCGAAGAAGACCGCCGTACAGCAGTCGGCATCAGGCAGATCCACGGTGGCCTCCGGTGGTGAGACGGGTGGGAAAGGCGCGGCGGTGAAGGCGGCAAGCAGGAAGTCGGTCGCCAGGACAATGGCGACCGAGAAGGCCGCGACCGAGAAGGCCGCGACCGAGAAGGCCGCGACCGAGAAGGCCGCGACCGAGAAGGCCGCCGTCAGGGAGGTGGCGGCCAAGAAGGGGGCGGCCACGAATCCGGTGGCCGGGAGGGCCGGAGTCAAGAAGACTGCGGTCAGGAAGGCCGTGGTCGGGAAGACGGCGGCCGAGAAGGCGGTGGCCAAGAAGGCGGCCAGGAAGAGTGCCTCCGCGAAGGGTGCTGCTGGGAAGGGCGCGGTCAAGAAGAACGCCACGAAGAGCACCTCCGCGAAGAAGAGCACGGTCAAGAAGGCGGGCGCGGCCGAGGCCGCCGAGACGACGGGAGCCACGACGGTGGTTGCGAAGAACACTCCTCCTGGTACGGCTACGGCAGCGAAGAAGCCCACCGCCGTCCCCAAGGCACGGCCCGCCGCGGTGGAGCCCGGCGAGCTCGCGGTACGTCCCGGTGAGGACCCCTGGAGTCCGGCCGAGGTCGACGCGGCCCGGACGGAGCTGGAGTCAGAGGCGATGCGGCTGCGCGCCGAACTGGAGGCCTCCGAGCGGTCGCTCACGGGCCTGATGCGGGACTCCGGTGACGGCGCGGGCGACGACCAGGCCGACACCGGGGCGAAGAACATCACCCGCGAGCACGAGATGGCGCTCGCCAACAACGCGCGCGAGATGCTCGACCAGACCGAGCGGGCCCTGGACCGGCTCGCCTCGGGCACGTACGGGCTCTGCGAGAACTGTGGCAATCCGATCGGAAAGGCACGGATGCAGGCGTTCCCCCGGGCCACCCTGTGCGTCGAGTGCAAGCAGAAGCAGGAACGCCGCTGA
- the lspA gene encoding signal peptidase II yields MAEAERIIGTPDIPDAAGADPEQPGGENGATAEQADTAAQPRGRRRIAVLFWVAALAYALDLVSKMIVVAKLEHQEPIEIIGDWLKFEAIRNAGAAFGFGEAFTIIFTVIATIVIVVIARLARKLYSRPWAIALGLLLGGALGNLTDRIFRSPGVFEGAVVDFIAPKGFAVFNLADSAIVCGGILIVLLSFRGLDPDGTVHKD; encoded by the coding sequence GTGGCAGAGGCGGAGCGCATCATCGGTACGCCGGACATTCCAGACGCGGCGGGGGCCGACCCGGAGCAGCCCGGGGGTGAGAACGGCGCCACGGCGGAGCAGGCCGACACGGCCGCGCAGCCGCGCGGCAGGCGCCGGATCGCCGTGCTGTTCTGGGTCGCCGCGCTGGCGTACGCGCTCGACCTGGTCAGCAAGATGATCGTGGTGGCGAAGCTGGAGCATCAGGAGCCGATCGAGATCATCGGGGACTGGCTGAAGTTCGAGGCGATCCGCAACGCGGGCGCGGCCTTCGGCTTCGGCGAGGCATTCACGATCATCTTCACGGTGATCGCGACGATCGTGATCGTGGTGATCGCCCGGCTCGCCCGCAAGCTCTACAGCCGGCCCTGGGCGATCGCGCTCGGCCTGCTGCTCGGCGGTGCGCTGGGCAACCTCACCGACCGGATCTTCCGGTCGCCGGGTGTCTTCGAGGGCGCCGTCGTCGACTTCATCGCGCCCAAGGGCTTCGCGGTGTTCAACCTCGCCGATTCGGCCATCGTGTGCGGCGGCATCCTGATCGTGCTGCTGTCCTTCCGGGGGCTCGATCCGGACGGGACCGTCCACAAGGACTGA
- a CDS encoding RluA family pseudouridine synthase codes for MSTIPEIRILPVPDGLEGERVDAAISRMFGFSRTKAAELAATGKVTVDGSVVGKSERVHGGARLEVEMPQAPAPVQVVAEPVEGMEIVHDDDDLVLIVKPVGVAAHPSPGWSGPTVIGGLAAAGYRISTSGAAERQGIVHRLDVGTSGLMVVAKSEYAYTSLKRQFKERTVDKRYHALVQGHPDPTSGTIDAPIGRHPNHDYKWAVIAEGKPSVTHYDLIEAFRAASLLDIKLETGRTHQIRVHMSAHRHPCVGDLTYGADPTLAKRLGITRQWLHAVRLGFEHPGDGSWVEFGSDYPADLQKALDKVREETYA; via the coding sequence GTGAGCACGATTCCCGAGATCCGTATCCTGCCCGTGCCCGACGGCCTGGAGGGCGAGCGTGTCGACGCCGCCATCTCCCGCATGTTCGGCTTCTCCCGGACGAAGGCGGCCGAGCTCGCCGCCACGGGGAAGGTCACGGTCGACGGGTCGGTGGTCGGCAAGTCGGAGCGGGTGCACGGTGGGGCCCGGCTGGAGGTCGAGATGCCTCAGGCGCCCGCGCCGGTGCAGGTGGTCGCCGAGCCGGTCGAGGGCATGGAGATCGTGCACGACGACGATGACCTGGTACTGATCGTCAAGCCGGTCGGCGTGGCCGCGCACCCCAGCCCCGGCTGGTCCGGGCCGACCGTCATCGGCGGGCTCGCCGCCGCCGGGTACCGGATCTCGACGTCCGGCGCCGCCGAGCGCCAGGGCATCGTGCACCGGCTCGACGTGGGCACGTCGGGCCTGATGGTGGTCGCCAAGTCGGAGTACGCGTACACGTCCCTGAAGCGCCAGTTCAAGGAGCGGACCGTCGACAAGCGGTACCACGCGCTGGTCCAGGGCCACCCCGACCCCACGAGCGGCACCATCGACGCGCCCATCGGACGGCACCCGAACCACGACTACAAGTGGGCCGTCATCGCCGAGGGCAAGCCGTCCGTCACGCACTACGACCTCATCGAGGCCTTCCGCGCCGCCTCCCTGCTCGACATCAAGCTGGAGACCGGGCGCACCCACCAGATCCGCGTCCACATGTCAGCCCACCGGCACCCGTGCGTGGGCGACCTGACGTACGGCGCCGACCCGACGCTCGCCAAACGGCTCGGCATCACCCGCCAGTGGCTGCACGCGGTGCGGCTCGGCTTCGAGCACCCCGGTGACGGCAGCTGGGTCGAGTTCGGGAGCGACTACCCGGCGGACCTGCAGAAGGCCCTCGACAAGGTCCGGGAGGAGACGTACGCGTAA
- a CDS encoding mechanosensitive ion channel domain-containing protein — MENLLRPLIVIGGSVVLTLLIGWATDLLLRKADLRHHETPLWGLLRRGRIPYQLVLCAAFLRGSYDEAQLLEQYRAAVGQTLTLVMIGATAWLVIRIAAAIVETTYSRYARVHRDPARLRRVRTQVTLIMRVLSAIVGVVAVASMLLTFPAMRAAGTSLLASAGLLGIVAGIAAQSTLSNIFAGLQIAFGDMVRLGDVVVVEGEWGTVDEITLTFLTVRTWDERRITMPVSYFTAKPFENWSRGGTQMTGTVFLHVDHSAPLPEMRERLRDILRDCPTWDGRAYNLSVTDSTPSTMEVRALVTAKDPDDLWTLRVTVREELLHWLTETHPYALPRINTTNAALPPPRRTPESDGLARRTPESDGRARRTPRDRVHQPPSPPGKG; from the coding sequence ATGGAGAACCTACTCCGCCCATTGATCGTCATCGGTGGCTCGGTCGTCCTCACGCTTCTCATCGGCTGGGCCACCGACCTGCTGCTGCGCAAGGCCGACCTGCGGCACCACGAGACACCTCTGTGGGGTCTGCTGCGCCGCGGCCGTATCCCCTACCAGCTGGTCCTGTGCGCGGCCTTCCTCAGAGGGTCGTACGACGAGGCGCAGCTGCTGGAGCAGTACCGGGCCGCCGTCGGCCAGACCCTGACCCTGGTGATGATCGGGGCGACGGCGTGGCTGGTGATCCGTATCGCGGCGGCGATAGTGGAGACGACGTACAGCCGGTACGCCCGCGTCCACCGCGATCCGGCCCGGCTACGCCGGGTGCGCACCCAGGTGACGTTGATCATGCGGGTGCTCTCCGCGATCGTCGGTGTGGTGGCCGTGGCCTCGATGCTGCTGACCTTCCCCGCGATGCGCGCGGCCGGCACCTCGCTGCTGGCCTCCGCCGGGCTCCTGGGCATCGTCGCCGGTATCGCCGCGCAGTCCACGCTGAGCAACATCTTCGCCGGGCTGCAGATCGCATTCGGCGACATGGTCCGCCTCGGTGACGTGGTCGTGGTGGAGGGCGAGTGGGGCACGGTGGACGAGATCACCCTCACCTTCCTGACGGTCCGTACGTGGGACGAGCGCCGCATCACGATGCCGGTCTCGTACTTCACCGCGAAACCCTTCGAGAACTGGTCGCGCGGCGGCACGCAGATGACCGGCACGGTCTTCCTCCATGTCGACCACTCCGCGCCGCTCCCCGAGATGCGCGAGCGGCTCCGTGACATCCTGCGCGACTGTCCCACCTGGGACGGCCGCGCCTACAACCTGTCCGTCACCGACTCGACCCCCTCCACCATGGAGGTCCGCGCCCTCGTCACCGCCAAGGACCCCGACGACCTGTGGACCCTCCGCGTCACCGTCCGCGAAGAACTCCTTCACTGGCTCACGGAGACCCACCCCTACGCCCTCCCCCGCATCAACACCACCAACGCGGCCCTCCCCCCGCCCCGCCGCACGCCCGAATCCGACGGCCTGGCCCGCCGCACCCCCGAGTCCGACGGCCGGGCCCGCCGCACGCCCCGGGACCGCGTCCACCAACCCCCGAGCCCTCCGGGCAAGGGGTAA
- a CDS encoding dienelactone hydrolase family protein: MNIMLFHSTYGLRPAVRQAADRLRAAGHEVWTPDLFDGRTFETVEEGMAFNEELGREELLKRAVMAAAPYSERGLVYAGFSLGAATAQTLALGDKQARGLLLLHGTSDIAATASVDDLAVQLHVAEPDPFEPDDWLSAWYLQMRKAGADVEVYRYAGAGHLYTDPGLPDYDEEAAEATWRVALGFLETL; encoded by the coding sequence ATGAACATCATGCTGTTCCATTCGACCTACGGTCTGCGGCCCGCTGTGCGCCAGGCCGCGGACCGGCTGCGCGCCGCCGGACACGAGGTGTGGACCCCCGACCTCTTCGACGGACGGACGTTCGAGACGGTCGAGGAGGGCATGGCCTTCAACGAGGAGCTGGGCCGGGAGGAGTTGCTCAAGCGGGCCGTCATGGCCGCCGCGCCCTACTCGGAGCGAGGGCTCGTCTACGCCGGGTTCTCGCTGGGCGCCGCGACCGCGCAGACCCTGGCCCTGGGCGACAAGCAGGCCAGGGGGCTGCTGCTCCTGCACGGCACGTCGGACATCGCCGCCACCGCCTCCGTGGACGACCTGGCCGTGCAGTTGCATGTGGCGGAGCCCGACCCCTTCGAGCCGGACGACTGGCTGAGCGCCTGGTACCTCCAGATGCGCAAGGCCGGCGCCGATGTCGAGGTCTACAGATACGCCGGTGCCGGGCACCTCTACACCGACCCCGGCCTGCCCGACTACGACGAGGAGGCCGCCGAGGCCACCTGGCGGGTGGCGCTCGGCTTCCTCGAAACCCTGTGA
- a CDS encoding alkaline phosphatase D family protein — MTSRRSHFHLNSSALSRRSVVKAAAAGAVLAAPPTAAGAASAAEAPAFLHGVASGDPLPDGVLLWTRVTPTAAAIPGSGLGPDVEVGWTVALDKAFTNIVAKGSTTATAASDHTVKADVRGLAPATDHWFRFSAGGTESPAARTRTAPAADAATTGLRFGVVSCANWEGGYFAAYRHLAARGDLDAWLHLGDYIYEYGTGEYGARDKVVRPHAPSHEIVTLADYRARHARYKTDPDLQALHAVAPVVAIWDDHEIANDAWSGGAENHTEDAEGTWAARQSAAKRAYFEWMPVRPAVAGTTYRRLRFGKLVDLSLLDLRSFRSQQAGIGDGQVDNPDRTLTGRAQLDWLKAGLKSSDTIWRLVGNSVMVAPFALGNLTADLFEPLAELLGLPKEGLALNPDQWDGYTDDRRELLAHLRGNAIRNTVFLTGDIHMAWANDVPVNAGTYPLSPSAATEFVVTSVTSDNLDDIVKVPEGTVSALASPLIRAANRHVHWVDTDRHGYGVLDITAARAQMDFYVLSDRTKADATSSWARSYRTRSGTQKVERTYDPV; from the coding sequence GTGACCAGTCGCAGATCTCACTTCCACCTCAACTCTTCCGCCCTGAGCCGCCGTTCGGTCGTCAAGGCCGCAGCGGCCGGGGCCGTTCTCGCGGCACCGCCGACCGCGGCGGGCGCGGCGAGCGCCGCCGAGGCACCGGCGTTCCTGCACGGCGTGGCCTCCGGCGATCCACTGCCCGACGGCGTACTGCTCTGGACCCGGGTGACGCCCACCGCCGCCGCGATACCCGGCTCCGGACTCGGCCCCGACGTCGAGGTCGGCTGGACCGTCGCCCTGGACAAGGCCTTCACGAACATCGTCGCCAAGGGCTCGACCACCGCGACCGCCGCCTCCGACCACACCGTCAAGGCGGACGTACGGGGCCTCGCGCCCGCCACGGACCACTGGTTCCGCTTCTCGGCCGGCGGCACCGAATCGCCCGCCGCCCGTACCCGCACCGCCCCGGCCGCCGACGCGGCGACGACCGGCCTGCGCTTCGGCGTGGTCTCCTGCGCCAACTGGGAGGGCGGCTACTTCGCCGCCTACCGCCACCTGGCCGCGCGCGGCGACCTGGACGCCTGGCTGCATCTCGGGGACTACATCTACGAGTACGGCACCGGCGAGTACGGCGCCCGCGACAAGGTCGTACGACCGCACGCACCCAGCCACGAGATCGTCACCCTCGCCGACTACCGCGCCCGGCACGCCCGTTACAAGACCGATCCGGACCTCCAGGCCCTGCACGCGGTCGCGCCGGTCGTCGCGATCTGGGACGACCACGAGATCGCCAACGACGCCTGGTCGGGCGGCGCCGAGAACCACACCGAGGACGCTGAGGGCACCTGGGCGGCCCGCCAGTCGGCGGCCAAGCGAGCCTACTTCGAGTGGATGCCGGTACGCCCGGCGGTCGCGGGCACCACCTACCGCCGGCTGCGCTTCGGCAAGCTCGTCGACCTCTCCCTGCTCGACCTGCGCTCCTTCCGCTCCCAGCAGGCGGGCATCGGCGACGGCCAGGTCGACAACCCGGACCGTACGCTGACGGGCCGGGCCCAGCTCGACTGGTTGAAGGCCGGGTTGAAGTCCTCCGACACCATCTGGCGCCTGGTCGGCAACTCGGTGATGGTCGCCCCGTTCGCCCTCGGCAACCTCACCGCCGACCTCTTCGAACCCCTCGCGGAGCTGCTCGGGCTGCCGAAGGAAGGTCTCGCCCTCAACCCCGACCAGTGGGACGGCTACACCGACGACCGCCGCGAACTCCTCGCCCACCTGCGCGGCAACGCCATCCGCAACACGGTCTTCCTCACCGGCGACATCCACATGGCGTGGGCCAACGACGTGCCGGTCAACGCCGGTACGTATCCGCTGTCGCCGTCCGCCGCCACCGAGTTCGTCGTCACGTCGGTCACCTCCGACAACCTCGACGACATCGTGAAGGTCCCCGAAGGCACCGTCTCCGCGCTGGCCTCCCCCTTGATCCGCGCCGCCAACCGGCACGTCCACTGGGTCGACACCGACCGGCACGGCTACGGCGTTCTGGACATCACCGCCGCGCGGGCGCAGATGGACTTCTACGTCCTCTCCGACCGGACGAAGGCCGACGCGACGTCGTCCTGGGCGCGCTCGTACCGGACGCGCAGCGGGACGCAGAAGGTGGAGCGCACCTACGACCCCGTGTAG